A portion of the Adhaeribacter radiodurans genome contains these proteins:
- a CDS encoding T9SS type A sorting domain-containing protein → MKNVYFQVVYPFVLSVGFCGWLQRLFLLLPFICFCNSVSAQSIVWESTFGGRVSQDDQDNVNNGRSQLGSIINTPDGGQLIGGKSDAEVGFDKTQPRLGRFDYWLVKTNKNGQKQWDKVLGGRGQEEFGAVISTPDGGYLVGGTSDSPIGDDKSEASKGGSDYWIVKLDSTGTKQWDKTLGSTNYDQLRALAAIPDGGYLLAGSSNSRTGGNKTESGNGNNDYWIVKIDSSGAVQWDKTLGGRNLDYLVNVKATADGGFLLAGETDSVTYEKDSTRFTVRTRNFNVIKIDTNGTELWNKTYYKPYNTPLKDFVSTPDGNYLLVGSNYLLKVNENGIQLLERNLSRFLQANKELESVLATPDGGYLLGTNGLYTNNNQENNRNEDFRLVKLDANGIYLWEGSYGGNGFDFLTDVILTNNGNYLLGGFTSLSDGFDKTNGIKGEFDYWVVKVKEEQKPDLISWNLRYGGTLQDNFTQVIQTVDGGYLLGGYSLSDSTGDKSQVKQGGYDFWVVKTDDKGNKIWDKTYGGTGNDYLNSILELPEGGFLLGGSSESGIGGDKTETNRGSRDFWVIRLDYKGDLIWDHTYGGTGTEELRKIRPLPRNGYLVAGSSNSPVSGDKSQPSQGLQDYWLLRIDNQGQKLWDQRYGGNSNDNLADLLVSPDGSILLGGTSNSRVNGNKTQASRGGSDYWVVKTDSTGQLLWDKRFGGSEQDNLFAIASSPTGEYLLAGQSLSEDTGDKSQPSQGNQDFWLVKINNNGNKIWDKAFGGKGKEELRSLVITREGGYVLGGTSFSGRNGNRTQNTRGGGDYWLVKTDSSGAQLWDYRFGGNGDDELRMVQETREGGLIIGGRTNSGIGGDKTQPNWGNTDYWLVRLSATGVGYVNLDTPPTNLTPPLTPPALATTLNFIAYPNPFSTQLKVHFKVPRPQTITAQIYDGKGLLLATLFEGEVQANKTYAWQWQPPTFVQPGLYFLRVQTYDKVYYQKVLLAR, encoded by the coding sequence ATGAAAAATGTCTATTTCCAAGTAGTATACCCCTTTGTGTTGTCTGTGGGCTTCTGTGGCTGGCTGCAGCGGCTCTTTCTACTGCTCCCATTTATCTGTTTTTGTAATTCTGTTTCGGCGCAAAGTATTGTCTGGGAAAGCACCTTTGGCGGTCGCGTTTCCCAAGACGATCAAGATAATGTAAATAACGGCCGCTCGCAGTTAGGTTCCATTATTAACACTCCGGATGGCGGTCAGTTAATTGGTGGAAAATCGGATGCGGAAGTAGGTTTTGATAAGACACAACCCCGACTGGGCAGATTTGATTACTGGCTGGTAAAAACAAATAAAAATGGGCAGAAGCAGTGGGATAAAGTTTTGGGTGGCCGCGGCCAGGAAGAATTTGGCGCCGTTATTTCCACGCCAGATGGCGGTTACTTAGTGGGGGGCACTTCCGACTCCCCGATAGGAGATGATAAAAGCGAGGCAAGCAAAGGCGGTTCTGATTATTGGATTGTAAAACTGGATAGTACGGGCACTAAACAATGGGACAAAACTTTGGGCAGTACTAATTACGATCAGTTAAGAGCCTTAGCTGCTATCCCGGACGGGGGCTATTTATTGGCGGGCAGCTCTAATTCCAGAACGGGCGGAAATAAAACGGAATCTGGTAATGGAAACAATGATTATTGGATTGTTAAAATAGATAGCAGCGGTGCCGTGCAGTGGGATAAGACTTTGGGTGGCCGGAATCTGGATTACCTGGTAAACGTGAAAGCTACCGCCGACGGGGGCTTTCTGTTGGCCGGCGAAACCGATTCGGTAACGTACGAAAAAGACAGCACCCGATTTACAGTAAGAACCAGGAACTTTAACGTAATAAAAATAGATACTAACGGTACCGAACTGTGGAATAAAACTTATTACAAACCTTACAATACCCCGCTCAAAGATTTTGTATCTACTCCCGACGGTAATTACTTATTAGTAGGCAGCAACTATTTACTAAAAGTTAATGAAAACGGTATTCAGCTTTTAGAAAGAAATCTTTCCCGGTTCCTTCAGGCCAATAAAGAATTAGAATCGGTTTTAGCTACTCCCGATGGCGGGTATTTACTGGGTACCAACGGCCTCTACACCAACAATAATCAGGAGAATAACCGTAACGAAGATTTCCGGCTAGTGAAGCTCGATGCAAATGGCATTTACTTGTGGGAGGGCTCTTATGGCGGCAATGGGTTTGATTTTCTTACGGATGTTATTCTAACCAACAACGGAAATTACCTGTTAGGCGGTTTTACTTCTTTAAGCGACGGCTTCGATAAAACTAATGGCATAAAAGGTGAATTTGATTATTGGGTAGTAAAAGTAAAAGAAGAGCAAAAACCCGATTTAATCTCCTGGAATTTACGTTACGGCGGCACTTTACAAGATAATTTTACCCAGGTAATTCAAACGGTAGATGGCGGCTATTTACTGGGCGGCTATTCTCTTTCGGATAGTACCGGCGACAAATCACAGGTTAAGCAAGGCGGTTATGATTTTTGGGTAGTAAAAACCGACGATAAGGGGAACAAAATCTGGGACAAAACTTATGGTGGTACGGGTAACGATTACCTCAACAGTATCCTGGAATTACCCGAAGGCGGCTTTTTACTCGGTGGAAGTTCCGAGTCCGGTATTGGCGGCGATAAAACGGAAACGAACCGAGGCAGCCGGGATTTCTGGGTTATCCGCCTGGACTATAAAGGCGATTTAATTTGGGACCATACTTACGGCGGAACCGGCACCGAAGAATTACGCAAGATTCGACCTTTGCCTCGCAACGGTTATTTAGTAGCCGGCAGCAGTAATTCGCCGGTTAGCGGCGATAAAAGCCAACCTAGCCAGGGATTACAGGATTATTGGTTACTTCGCATTGATAACCAAGGTCAGAAACTTTGGGACCAACGTTACGGCGGTAATTCCAACGATAATTTAGCTGATTTACTCGTTAGCCCAGACGGCAGTATTTTATTGGGCGGCACTTCCAATTCGCGGGTTAACGGCAACAAGACTCAAGCCAGCCGGGGCGGCTCCGATTATTGGGTTGTTAAAACAGATAGCACCGGGCAATTGCTGTGGGATAAACGTTTTGGTGGCTCGGAACAGGATAACCTTTTTGCTATAGCCAGTTCACCCACTGGAGAATACTTACTGGCCGGCCAAAGTCTTTCGGAAGATACGGGGGATAAATCGCAGCCCAGCCAAGGCAACCAGGATTTTTGGTTAGTAAAAATAAATAATAACGGTAATAAAATTTGGGATAAAGCTTTTGGGGGCAAAGGTAAAGAAGAACTGCGCTCTTTAGTGATTACCCGCGAAGGCGGATACGTGTTAGGAGGAACTTCTTTTTCGGGGCGTAACGGCAATAGAACCCAGAATACCCGGGGCGGCGGCGATTACTGGCTCGTGAAAACCGATAGCTCCGGTGCCCAGCTTTGGGATTATCGTTTTGGGGGCAACGGCGACGATGAACTCCGGATGGTACAAGAAACCAGAGAAGGAGGATTAATTATTGGAGGACGAACTAACTCCGGAATTGGCGGCGATAAAACGCAGCCAAATTGGGGTAATACCGATTATTGGTTAGTAAGATTATCTGCCACCGGCGTTGGCTATGTAAATCTAGATACTCCACCCACTAATTTAACCCCTCCTCTCACCCCCCCTGCCCTAGCTACCACCCTAAATTTTATAGCGTATCCTAATCCATTTTCGACCCAACTTAAGGTACACTTTAAAGTACCGCGCCCACAAACAATTACGGCCCAAATCTACGATGGTAAAGGCTTACTATTAGCTACTCTTTTTGAAGGGGAAGTACAAGCAAATAAAACGTATGCGTGGCAATGGCAGCCCCCAACCTTCGTGCAACCCGGTTTATATTTTCTGCGCGTGCAGACTTATGATAAAGTTTATTACCAGAAAGTACTGCTTGCCAGATAA
- a CDS encoding quinol oxidase subunit 4, with protein sequence MKLKIWFKTFILVVISAVVVCCKTTIVRTSHPGPAVARSLPPGQAKKVYGHQSARAFAPGQQKKQSQRTVMVVKAGKPVKNKKK encoded by the coding sequence ATGAAATTAAAAATCTGGTTTAAAACCTTTATTTTAGTTGTAATAAGCGCAGTAGTAGTTTGCTGTAAAACTACTATAGTTCGCACCTCTCATCCTGGTCCGGCGGTGGCACGATCACTACCTCCTGGGCAAGCCAAAAAAGTATATGGGCACCAATCCGCCAGAGCCTTTGCACCCGGACAACAGAAAAAGCAAAGTCAAAGAACTGTGATGGTGGTTAAAGCAGGCAAGCCTGTTAAAAACAAGAAAAAATAA
- a CDS encoding NCS2 family permease → MPYSFHLAQNKTRLSTEIIAGISSFLATSYIIVVNPSILSQTGMPFAGVLTATVLVCFCSSLMMGLYARNPILVAPGMGLNAFFTFSAVLGMKVPWPVALGAVFWSGIIFLLLSVFNIRTFIVRAIPRPLRYAIAAGIGLFITLIGFSNAKFIISNPATIIGVSPLNPALLTFLAGLLLTALLVTRQVPGAILLGILFTTLVAYPLGRWWALSSPPLVSLNGIFAAPDFSLFLRLDLQHSLQWSVVPVIFAFVFTDLFDSLSTLVGLAEAANLLDENGEPRHVKRALLTDAVATTLAGLVGSSPGTAYIESAVGIEAGGRTGLTAVVGAILFLPFLFLAPLLSVIPAIATAPALVLVGVFMIRPVTKINWGLLHEAIPAFLAMVLIPFTYSITQGIIWGFLSWTALKLATGNRADISASLLVIDAFCILALFLA, encoded by the coding sequence ATGCCTTACTCCTTCCACCTTGCTCAAAACAAAACCAGGTTATCTACCGAAATTATTGCGGGTATTTCATCATTTCTGGCTACCTCGTACATTATTGTAGTGAATCCTAGTATTCTTAGCCAAACCGGAATGCCCTTTGCCGGCGTACTCACAGCTACCGTATTGGTTTGCTTTTGCAGTAGCCTGATGATGGGATTGTATGCCCGTAACCCCATATTAGTAGCTCCGGGAATGGGATTAAATGCTTTTTTCACGTTTTCGGCGGTGCTGGGCATGAAAGTACCGTGGCCGGTTGCCTTAGGAGCGGTGTTTTGGTCAGGTATTATTTTTTTACTATTATCTGTTTTTAACATCCGCACTTTTATTGTGCGGGCCATTCCCCGGCCTTTGCGTTACGCCATTGCCGCCGGAATTGGTTTATTTATTACGCTTATCGGGTTTTCCAACGCTAAATTTATTATTTCTAATCCAGCCACCATAATTGGCGTAAGCCCTTTAAATCCAGCGCTGCTTACTTTTTTAGCCGGTTTGCTTCTAACGGCATTACTCGTAACCCGGCAAGTGCCCGGAGCAATTTTGCTTGGCATTTTATTCACTACTTTAGTTGCTTACCCGCTTGGCCGTTGGTGGGCTCTTTCTTCCCCACCTTTAGTTAGTTTAAATGGTATTTTTGCCGCGCCCGATTTTAGTTTATTCCTGCGCCTGGATCTGCAGCATTCCTTACAATGGTCAGTGGTGCCGGTAATATTTGCCTTTGTTTTTACCGATTTGTTCGATAGCTTATCCACCTTGGTAGGTTTAGCAGAAGCCGCCAACTTGCTCGACGAAAACGGCGAACCTCGTCACGTAAAACGGGCCTTACTCACCGATGCCGTAGCAACCACACTGGCCGGACTGGTAGGTTCCAGCCCGGGCACTGCTTACATTGAATCAGCGGTGGGCATTGAGGCAGGCGGGCGAACCGGTTTGACCGCCGTTGTAGGGGCTATTCTGTTTTTACCCTTTCTGTTTCTAGCTCCCCTTTTATCGGTAATTCCGGCTATTGCTACTGCTCCGGCTTTGGTACTGGTAGGCGTTTTTATGATCCGGCCGGTTACTAAAATTAATTGGGGATTGCTGCACGAAGCTATTCCGGCCTTTTTGGCGATGGTGCTCATTCCGTTTACTTATTCCATTACCCAAGGTATTATCTGGGGCTTTTTGTCTTGGACTGCTCTAAAATTAGCTACAGGCAACCGTGCCGACATCAGCGCATCTTTGCTTGTAATCGATGCTTTTTGTATTCTGGCTTTGTTCCTGGCTTAA
- a CDS encoding 3-keto-disaccharide hydrolase has product MKSKNGLLLVLLVGALAGLSAFYPKNDWENLLDKDLSKWEMYLSYQHKVGYKGEVPVDADGTPIQPIGYNKNTSNVFSIVEENGEPILRVSGEIYGCVFTKQEFQNYHLKLKVKWGDKKWEPRTNLLKDSGVLYHSIGESGKDYWRAWMLGQEFQIMEGHMGDYWTIASSAIDIRAYLPEGNMNTVASANQPFLPLGKGTERSGYCLRSEDREKPHGEWNEIELICFGDKSLHIVNGQVVMVLQNSRYVENGQTIPLTKGKLQLQSEAAEVFYKDVKIKNLPELPKQYAAYFTK; this is encoded by the coding sequence ATGAAAAGTAAGAACGGGTTATTACTGGTCCTGCTCGTGGGTGCCTTGGCCGGACTAAGTGCTTTTTATCCCAAAAACGATTGGGAAAATTTGCTCGACAAAGATTTAAGTAAATGGGAAATGTATCTGAGCTACCAGCACAAAGTTGGTTATAAAGGTGAAGTTCCGGTAGATGCAGATGGTACGCCCATTCAGCCAATTGGCTACAACAAAAATACCAGCAACGTTTTTTCAATAGTAGAAGAAAACGGCGAACCGATATTGCGGGTCAGCGGCGAGATTTATGGCTGCGTTTTTACGAAACAAGAATTTCAAAACTATCATTTAAAACTGAAAGTAAAGTGGGGCGATAAAAAGTGGGAGCCTCGTACCAACTTGCTTAAGGATTCCGGCGTTTTATACCATTCTATTGGCGAAAGCGGGAAGGATTACTGGCGCGCCTGGATGTTAGGACAAGAATTTCAGATTATGGAAGGTCACATGGGCGATTACTGGACCATTGCTTCTTCGGCTATCGACATTCGGGCCTACTTGCCCGAAGGAAACATGAACACGGTGGCGAGCGCCAATCAGCCCTTTTTACCTTTGGGAAAAGGAACCGAACGCAGCGGTTATTGTTTGCGCAGCGAAGATCGGGAAAAGCCGCATGGTGAGTGGAACGAAATTGAACTGATTTGCTTCGGAGATAAAAGTTTACATATCGTGAACGGGCAAGTAGTAATGGTACTGCAAAATTCCCGTTACGTAGAAAATGGCCAAACTATTCCGCTTACCAAGGGTAAACTGCAACTGCAAAGCGAGGCCGCTGAGGTTTTTTACAAAGACGTTAAAATTAAAAATCTGCCCGAACTTCCGAAACAGTACGCCGCCTATTTTACTAAATAG
- a CDS encoding winged helix-turn-helix transcriptional regulator, translated as MTKVKEASTNHNNKTTALFACPVTYTLGKIGGRWKPLIIYNLLPGPRRYSELKKLIPAITEKMLIQHLKELEADQLVCRKALAVVPPHVEYSLTSSGLELGPVFNEMAGWGLKYRETEGILQ; from the coding sequence ATGACCAAAGTAAAAGAAGCTTCTACCAATCATAACAACAAAACCACGGCCTTGTTTGCCTGCCCGGTAACTTATACTTTAGGTAAGATTGGTGGCCGATGGAAACCATTAATCATTTATAATTTGCTTCCCGGACCCCGGCGTTACAGCGAATTGAAAAAACTGATTCCGGCTATAACCGAAAAAATGCTGATTCAGCATTTAAAAGAACTCGAAGCCGATCAACTGGTATGTCGCAAAGCTCTGGCTGTAGTACCTCCACACGTAGAATACAGTTTAACTTCTTCCGGATTAGAACTAGGTCCGGTATTTAATGAAATGGCCGGTTGGGGATTGAAGTATCGGGAAACGGAAGGTATTCTACAATAA
- a CDS encoding NmrA family NAD(P)-binding protein — MKYVVTGSLGHISKPLAEKLIQAGHQVTIISSSADRAAEIEKLGATAAIGSIEDTAFLKQTFTGADAVYTMIPPTITAPDWKQYIANVGKIYAEAIQASGVKHVVNLSSIGAHMSEGCGPVSGLHFAEQALNNLQNVNVLHLRPGYFYYNFLANAGMVKHMGIIGGNYGPNTKMVLADTNDIAEVAAEALLNLNFAGKNIRYIVSDERTTKEIAAVFGEAIGKPDLQWIDFSDQDTLGAMVQNGLPEEIAKNYTEMGVALRNGEMAADYYQQKPVPLSKTKLEDFAPTFAQAYEQA; from the coding sequence ATGAAATACGTTGTAACTGGTTCTTTAGGGCACATTAGTAAACCCTTAGCCGAGAAATTAATACAAGCTGGCCATCAGGTAACCATTATTAGCAGTTCTGCGGATAGAGCTGCCGAAATTGAGAAATTGGGAGCTACTGCTGCTATCGGCTCCATAGAAGATACAGCTTTTCTAAAACAGACTTTTACCGGGGCCGATGCAGTTTATACCATGATACCACCTACTATCACGGCCCCCGACTGGAAGCAGTACATTGCCAATGTAGGTAAAATTTACGCTGAGGCCATTCAGGCGTCCGGAGTGAAACACGTAGTAAACTTAAGCAGTATTGGTGCGCATATGTCCGAAGGCTGCGGCCCGGTAAGTGGTTTGCATTTCGCGGAGCAAGCCTTAAATAACCTGCAGAATGTTAATGTTTTACACTTACGGCCTGGCTATTTTTACTACAACTTTCTGGCGAATGCCGGCATGGTGAAGCACATGGGTATAATTGGCGGCAATTACGGACCAAACACCAAAATGGTATTAGCCGACACCAACGATATTGCCGAGGTAGCAGCCGAAGCATTATTAAATTTAAATTTTGCCGGGAAGAACATCCGGTATATTGTATCCGACGAACGTACTACGAAAGAGATAGCCGCCGTTTTTGGTGAAGCCATAGGTAAACCCGATTTACAATGGATTGATTTCTCCGACCAGGATACTTTAGGAGCAATGGTACAAAATGGTTTACCCGAAGAAATAGCTAAAAATTATACCGAAATGGGAGTGGCCCTTCGGAATGGCGAAATGGCAGCCGATTACTACCAGCAAAAACCAGTTCCTTTATCTAAAACCAAATTAGAAGATTTTGCACCCACCTTTGCTCAAGCATACGAACAAGCATAA
- a CDS encoding glycoside hydrolase family 5 protein has translation MRHLLFNRVLRLSCLALACLSFLIFSKEQVYAQTKKASTTQFNIKRGTNISHWLSQSTRLGAERKAFFTEKDVANIASLGFDHIRLPIDEMQMWNEAGQKEPEAFALLHDALQWCQKYKLKTIVDLHILRSHYFNAAEKPLFTQAAAQERFYQCWRDLSAEMNKYPVNQVAYELMNEPVADNPEDWNKIVEKAIAVIREKELNRVIVVGSNRWQSHDEFDKLRIPTNDKNILLSFHYYLPFLLTHYQASWTKTAKYNGPVHYPGRTVTDEELAALPADIASLVSDYEKSHVKTVYNAQKLQQDFQKPLDFARKHGLKLYCGEWGALNTAPKADRLRWYQDMVTTLEKNNIAWANWDYKGGGFGFTNNQGENHQTEMIKILTGKQL, from the coding sequence ATGAGACATTTACTTTTTAATCGGGTTCTGCGATTAAGCTGCCTTGCTTTGGCTTGTTTAAGCTTTTTAATTTTTAGTAAGGAACAAGTTTACGCCCAGACAAAAAAAGCCAGTACTACCCAATTTAATATTAAGCGGGGTACTAATATTAGCCATTGGCTTTCGCAGAGTACTCGCTTGGGAGCCGAACGAAAAGCTTTTTTCACGGAGAAAGATGTAGCCAATATTGCGAGTTTAGGTTTTGACCACATCCGGCTACCGATTGACGAAATGCAAATGTGGAACGAAGCCGGACAGAAAGAGCCCGAAGCTTTTGCCTTGTTGCACGATGCCTTACAGTGGTGTCAGAAATACAAATTAAAGACCATAGTAGACTTGCACATTTTGCGTTCCCATTATTTTAATGCTGCCGAAAAACCTCTTTTTACCCAAGCCGCCGCGCAGGAGCGTTTTTATCAGTGTTGGCGCGATCTTTCTGCGGAAATGAATAAATACCCGGTTAACCAGGTAGCTTATGAGTTAATGAACGAACCCGTCGCCGATAATCCGGAAGACTGGAACAAAATTGTTGAAAAAGCCATTGCGGTAATCCGCGAAAAAGAATTAAACCGGGTAATTGTAGTGGGTTCGAACCGTTGGCAATCGCACGACGAATTTGATAAACTACGCATACCCACCAACGACAAAAATATTCTGTTAAGTTTTCATTATTACTTGCCTTTCCTGCTCACGCATTATCAGGCCAGTTGGACCAAAACTGCTAAATACAATGGTCCGGTTCATTATCCGGGGCGCACCGTAACCGACGAAGAATTGGCAGCCTTACCCGCCGATATTGCCAGCCTGGTATCAGATTACGAAAAGAGCCACGTGAAAACGGTGTATAACGCCCAGAAACTACAACAAGATTTTCAGAAGCCTTTAGACTTTGCCCGTAAGCACGGCCTAAAATTATATTGTGGCGAGTGGGGAGCCCTAAATACCGCACCCAAAGCCGACCGCTTGCGCTGGTACCAGGACATGGTGACGACGCTGGAAAAAAATAATATAGCCTGGGCCAACTGGGATTATAAAGGCGGGGGATTTGGTTTCACCAACAACCAAGGCGAAAACCATCAAACCGAAATGATTAAAATACTAACAGGTAAACAATTATAG
- a CDS encoding Dabb family protein, translated as MRKLPYIILLIVLFSVCTNLFLQANSSETKKLRHVVAFKFKPGITPEQMQKATKDFLQLKTRIPQIMELEGGPDVAIQNKNGKFTHCFVVTVKNQEDLNTYGEHPIHKAFSQSVDPLLAEVMVVDYWAE; from the coding sequence ATGAGAAAACTACCCTATATAATTTTACTAATAGTGCTTTTTAGCGTATGTACCAATTTATTTTTGCAGGCAAATTCATCGGAAACAAAGAAACTGCGCCACGTAGTTGCTTTTAAGTTTAAACCCGGCATTACCCCTGAGCAAATGCAAAAAGCAACAAAAGACTTTCTTCAACTAAAAACGCGAATTCCGCAGATAATGGAATTAGAAGGTGGCCCGGATGTAGCCATTCAGAATAAAAACGGCAAGTTTACGCATTGTTTTGTGGTAACCGTTAAAAACCAGGAAGATTTAAATACTTATGGCGAACACCCCATTCATAAAGCCTTTAGCCAATCGGTAGATCCACTTTTGGCCGAAGTTATGGTTGTAGATTATTGGGCTGAATAA